The Verrucomicrobiota bacterium region ATACGATTATTTTACCATTTAATAAGATAGATTTATTGGAAGAAGCTTTTACAAAATGGGGAGAGGAAATAGCTGCTGTCATTTTAGAACCTATTCCTGCTAATGCTGGGCTAATTCTACCCAAAGATGGGTTTCATCAAAAATTAAGAGAATGGACTGACAAATACGGTAGTGTTTTGATCTTTGATGAAGTTATGACGGGCTTTCGCTTAGCCAAGGGAGGCGCTCAAGAACTATTAGGTATAAACCCGGATTTATCTGCGTTTGGCAAGGTAATTGGTGGAGGATTGCCTGTAGGAGCTTTTGGTGGGAAAGCAAAAATAATGGATTGCCTAGCTCCTGATGGACCTGTTTACCAAGCTGGAACATTGTCGGGAAATCCCTTAGCCATGGCAGCTGGCCTAGCTCAGCTAGAGACATTAGAATCAGAAAACGGCTATGAAAAGTTAGAGCTCATAGGACAAAAGCTCGAAGCTGGAATTCGTAATCTAATCAATCAATCTCCTTTAAATTTAGCACTTAATCGAATAGGTTCTATGTTCTGCTTGTTCTTTACTAATTGTGCGATAGACAATCTAAACGACGTGAAAGCTGCTAATCTGGATCAGTTCAAAAGCTTTTTTCACTTTATGTTAGATGCAGGAATTTATTTGCCGCCTTCTCAATTTGAGACCTGCTTTTTGGCATTAGCGCATGGAGATGATGAAATTGAGCAAACACTGAAGGCTTTAGAGGTCTCTTTATCCAAAGTAAAGTGACTCGCTGTACAATGAATTTACGCGTGATAAGAACTATGACTCGACAATACGGAGTGATCATATGTGCTTTATGGGTCCTTGCTTTCAAAAATTTTTCATATGCACAAGAGCTTATGCCGATTGAGGAAATTCGTTCAGGTATGAGTGGCAAAACGCATACAGTCATCCGAGGAAGTGAGATTATAGAGTTAGATACTGAGATTTTAGGGGTCATGTGGAATTATTTAGGACCAGATAAGCATGTG contains the following coding sequences:
- the hemL gene encoding glutamate-1-semialdehyde 2,1-aminomutase, with translation MSNSQVLFEEALKVIPGGVNSPVRAFRAVGGQPFFVKRAKGARIISVDDRELIDYVCTWGPSILGHAPKPVIDAVQSAARDGVSFGTPNPFEVDLAKKICDWVPSLDKVRMCNSGTEATMSCVRLARGYTKRSKIIKFAGCYHGHVDALLVKAGSGALTLGHPDSAGITKGAAEDTIILPFNKIDLLEEAFTKWGEEIAAVILEPIPANAGLILPKDGFHQKLREWTDKYGSVLIFDEVMTGFRLAKGGAQELLGINPDLSAFGKVIGGGLPVGAFGGKAKIMDCLAPDGPVYQAGTLSGNPLAMAAGLAQLETLESENGYEKLELIGQKLEAGIRNLINQSPLNLALNRIGSMFCLFFTNCAIDNLNDVKAANLDQFKSFFHFMLDAGIYLPPSQFETCFLALAHGDDEIEQTLKALEVSLSKVK